A window from Streptomyces sp. NBC_00299 encodes these proteins:
- a CDS encoding LPXTG cell wall anchor domain-containing protein, producing the protein MSKQKRTAALATAAALAGSAVLMAAPAARAEVVDVNYACKTPIGDKSAVSPIDIKGVKSGSGYKITMSWQKGVSSSPVELGKGAMNPSATIKLGGADSGTLAVTGPANQEAIPANTPIKINDLTGTYTPKKTGKVTFTAGVLTIKALGTTTTCTPGNSPGPSLTLDVTAASGGGSTGGSGQGGTDSGAELPQTGPEDSAIALGTLGGTVLLAGAAGALWLTRRGQAVRR; encoded by the coding sequence GTGTCGAAGCAGAAGCGAACCGCCGCGCTCGCGACGGCCGCGGCCCTGGCCGGCTCGGCGGTGCTGATGGCCGCCCCCGCGGCCCGGGCCGAAGTCGTCGACGTCAACTACGCCTGCAAGACGCCGATCGGCGACAAGAGCGCCGTCTCGCCCATCGACATCAAGGGCGTCAAGAGTGGCAGCGGCTACAAGATCACCATGTCGTGGCAGAAGGGCGTCTCGTCCAGCCCGGTCGAACTGGGCAAGGGCGCGATGAACCCGAGCGCCACCATCAAGCTGGGCGGCGCCGACAGCGGCACCCTGGCGGTCACAGGACCGGCCAACCAGGAGGCCATCCCCGCCAACACCCCCATCAAGATCAACGACTTGACGGGCACGTACACCCCGAAGAAGACCGGCAAGGTCACCTTCACGGCCGGCGTGCTCACCATCAAGGCGCTCGGCACGACGACCACGTGCACGCCCGGCAACAGCCCCGGACCGTCGCTCACCCTCGACGTGACGGCGGCGTCCGGCGGCGGCAGCACGGGCGGCTCCGGCCAGGGCGGCACCGACTCCGGCGCCGAACTCCCGCAGACCGGCCCCGAGGACTCGGCGATCGCCCTGGGCACCCTCGGCGGCACGGTGCTGCTCGCGGGCGCGGCGGGGGCGCTGTGGCTGACGCGGAGGGGTCAGGCGGTACGCCGCTGA
- a CDS encoding COG1470 family protein, with protein MSSAVRVLCLSLLLLAVAPVATAAEAWTVAPSGGGRPSFYAEGAPGTVQQDTVSVTNPGDEPVTVRLHGTGVPIAFADTAVRVPARTRAEVPFTVTVPPGTAPGDRAGEIVARETDGRARTVPLRLRVTGPELSALTVEHVRVHPDGITYELVNRGTTTLAPSLAIRADGVFGRLLDRAPRPLSVDLPPGSRTKLTEPWPDRPALDAVDVRLTVTAAGGASDTARVSARFVPWGAVAGVGGFVVAAVGALFVVRQRGRRRPDGDGEPTETEQHYKRVELTGAGT; from the coding sequence ATGTCGTCAGCCGTCCGTGTCCTGTGCCTGTCCCTGCTGCTCCTCGCGGTCGCTCCCGTGGCGACCGCCGCCGAGGCCTGGACCGTCGCGCCCTCGGGCGGCGGACGGCCGTCCTTCTACGCCGAGGGCGCACCCGGGACGGTCCAGCAGGACACGGTGTCCGTGACGAACCCGGGCGACGAACCGGTCACCGTACGGCTGCACGGCACCGGCGTCCCGATTGCCTTCGCCGACACCGCGGTACGTGTCCCGGCCCGCACCCGCGCCGAGGTTCCCTTCACCGTGACCGTCCCGCCGGGCACGGCCCCCGGCGACCGAGCCGGCGAGATCGTCGCCCGCGAGACCGACGGTCGCGCGCGGACCGTCCCGCTCCGCCTGCGCGTGACCGGCCCGGAGCTGTCCGCGCTGACGGTCGAACACGTCCGAGTGCACCCCGACGGCATCACATACGAGCTGGTCAACCGGGGTACGACCACCCTCGCCCCGAGCCTCGCGATCCGTGCCGACGGCGTCTTCGGCCGCCTCCTCGACCGCGCCCCACGCCCCCTCTCCGTCGACCTGCCCCCGGGCAGCCGTACGAAGCTCACCGAGCCGTGGCCCGACCGGCCCGCGCTCGACGCGGTCGACGTGCGCCTGACGGTGACGGCGGCGGGCGGGGCGAGCGACACGGCCCGGGTGTCGGCGCGGTTCGTGCCGTGGGGTGCGGTGGCCGGAGTCGGGGGGTTCGTGGTGGCGGCGGTGGGCGCCTTGTTCGTCGTACGGCAGCGAGGGCGACGTAGGCCCGACGGCGACGGCGAGCCGACTGAGACCGAACAGCACTACAAGCGAGTCGAGTTGACGGGAGCGGGGACGTGA
- a CDS encoding STAS domain-containing protein yields MDRGTVGSAQSGRLLVEVREEGASAVVTPAGELDHHTADLLREPLEDCLEKGFSRLVVDCSRLEFCDSTGLNVLLGARLKAEAAGGGVHLAGMLPVVARVFEITGAEAVFTVHDSLDAALADEADGAG; encoded by the coding sequence ATGGACCGCGGCACGGTCGGCAGCGCACAGTCTGGCCGACTTCTGGTCGAGGTACGGGAAGAGGGCGCCAGCGCCGTCGTGACCCCGGCGGGTGAGTTGGATCACCACACCGCCGATTTGTTGCGTGAGCCACTCGAGGATTGCCTCGAGAAGGGCTTCAGTCGGCTGGTCGTCGACTGCTCGCGGCTGGAGTTCTGTGACTCCACGGGTCTGAACGTGCTGCTCGGCGCGCGACTGAAGGCGGAGGCCGCCGGTGGCGGCGTGCATCTCGCGGGGATGCTGCCTGTGGTCGCACGCGTGTTCGAGATCACGGGTGCCGAGGCCGTCTTCACGGTCCACGACTCGCTCGACGCCGCCCTGGCCGACGAGGCCGACGGGGCGGGTTGA
- a CDS encoding ATP-binding protein produces the protein MSTTRPFSPGDRGPEPSGASGASESGLPATGGSDGGAPAAGGSGRGAVPSLRHVESVESVESVESVESAEVSAGRQVRRLVLEGQSGVVPMARDFARQALYAWGWLPAATADQRAAAEDVLLVVSELVTNACLHADGPDELWIACDNKVIRVEVSDKGTGQPAPRTPHRAGRPGGHGMFIVQRLCLDWGVVRTPGVGGKTVWAELGAPA, from the coding sequence ATGAGCACCACCCGGCCTTTCTCGCCGGGCGACCGCGGCCCTGAGCCCAGCGGCGCTTCGGGGGCGTCCGAGAGCGGCCTGCCGGCCACGGGGGGCTCCGACGGGGGCGCTCCGGCGGCCGGAGGGTCCGGCAGGGGCGCCGTGCCGTCCCTGAGGCACGTGGAGTCCGTGGAGTCCGTGGAGTCCGTGGAGTCCGTGGAGTCCGCCGAGGTGTCGGCGGGGCGGCAGGTCCGCCGGCTGGTCCTGGAGGGCCAGAGCGGCGTCGTCCCGATGGCCCGTGACTTCGCCCGCCAGGCGCTGTACGCGTGGGGCTGGCTCCCCGCGGCCACCGCCGACCAGCGAGCCGCCGCCGAGGACGTGCTGCTCGTCGTGTCCGAGCTGGTCACCAACGCCTGCCTGCACGCCGACGGACCGGACGAGCTGTGGATCGCCTGCGACAACAAGGTGATCCGCGTCGAGGTCTCCGACAAGGGCACGGGCCAGCCGGCGCCGCGCACCCCGCACCGCGCGGGGCGTCCCGGCGGTCACGGCATGTTCATCGTGCAGCGGCTGTGTCTGGACTGGGGGGTCGTGCGGACGCCGGGTGTCGGGGGCAAGACGGTGTGGGCGGAGCTGGGAGCACCGGCGTAG